One stretch of Halichoerus grypus chromosome 8, mHalGry1.hap1.1, whole genome shotgun sequence DNA includes these proteins:
- the METTL3 gene encoding N(6)-adenosine-methyltransferase catalytic subunit METTL3 isoform X1, protein MSDTWSSIQAHKKQLDSLRERLQRRRKQDSGHLDLRNPEAALSPTFRSDSPVPTAPTSGGPKPSTASAVPELATDPELEKKLLHHLSDLALTLPTDAVSIRLAISTPDAPATQDGVESLLQKFAAQELIEVKRGLLQDDAHPTLVTYADHSKLSAMMGAVAEKKGPGEVTGTITGQKRRAEQDSTTVASFASSLASGLASTASEAAKEPTKKSRKHAASDVDLEIESLLNQQSTKEQQSKKVSQEILELLNTTTAKEQSIVEKFRSRGRAQVQEFCDYGTKEECMKASDADRPCRKLHFRRIINKHTDESLGDCSFLNTCFHMDTCKYVHYEIDACMDSEAPGSKDHTPSQELALTQSVGGDSSADRLFPPQWICCDIRYLDVSILGKFAVVMADPPWDIHMELPYGTLTDDEMRRLNIPVLQDDGFLFLWVTGRAMELGRECLNLWGYERVDEIIWVKTNQLQRIIRTGRTGHWLNHGKEHCLVGVKGNPQGFNQGLDCDVIVAEVRSTSHKPDEIYGMIERLSPGTRKIELFGRPHNVQPNWITLGNQLDGIHLLDPDVVARFKQRYPDGIISKPKNL, encoded by the exons ATCTACGAAATCCAGAGGCAGCACTGTCTCCCACCTTCCGCAGTGACAGCCCAGTGCCTACTGCACCCACTTCTGGTGGCCCTAAGCCCAGCACAGCTTCAGCAGTTCCTGAACTAGCTACAGACCCCGAGTTAGAGAAGAAATTGTTACACCACCTCTCTGATCTGGCCTTAACATTGCCCACTGATGCTGTGTCCATCCGTCTTGCCATCTCCACG CCAGATGCCCCTGCCACTCAAGATGGGGTAGAAAGCCTCCTACAGAAGTTTGCAGCTCAGGAGTTGATTGAGGTAAAACGAGGTCTCTTACAAGATGACGCACATCCCACTCTTGTGACTTATGCTGATCATTCCAAGCTCTCTGCTATGATGGGTGCTGTGGCAGAAAAGAAGGGCCCTGGGGAGGTAACAGGGACTATCACAGGGCAGAAGCGGCGTGCAGAGCAGGACTCAACCACAGTAGCTTCCTTTGCTAGCTCTTTGGCCTCTGGCCTGGCCTCTACAGCATCAGAAGCAGCCAAGGAGCCAACcaagaaatcaaggaaacatgCTGCCTCAGATGTTGATCTGGAGATAGAGAGCCTTCTGAACCAACAGTCTACTAAGGAACAACAGAGTAAGAAG GTCAGTCAGGAGATCCTAGAGCTATTAAATACAACAACAGCCAAGGAACAGTCCATTGTTGAAAAGTTTCGCTCGCGAGGTCGGGCCCAAGTACAAGAGTTCTGTGACTATGGAACCAAGGAGGAGTGCATGAAAGCCAGTGATGCTGACCGGCCCTGCCGCAAGCTGCACTTCAG ACGAATCATCAATAAACACACTGATGAGTCATTAGGTGACTGCTCTTTCCTTAACACATGTTTCCACATGGATACCTGCAAATATGTTCACTATGAAATTGATGCTTGCATGGATTCTGAGGCTCCTGGGAGCAAAGACCATACACCTAGCCAGGAGCTTGCTCTTACACAGAGTGTTGGAGGTGACTCCAGTGCAGATCGACTCTTCCCTCCTCAG TGGATCTGTTGTGATATCCGCTACCTGGACGTCAGTATCTTGGGCAAGTTTGCAGTTGTGATGGCTGACCCACCCTGGGATATTCACATGGAGCTGCCCTATGGGACCCTGACAGATGATGAGATGCGCAGGCTCAACATACCAGTACTGCAGGATGatggctttctcttcctctgggtCACAGGCAG GGCCATGGAGTTGGGCAGAGAATGTCTGAACCTCTGGGG TTATGAACGGGTAGATGAAATTATCTGGGTGAAGACAAATCAACTGCAGCGCATCATTCGGACAGGCCGTACAGGTCACTGGTTGAACCACGGGAAGGAACACTGCTTG GTTGGTGTCAAAGGAAATCCCCAAGGCTTCAACCAGGGTCTGGATTGCGATGTGATCGTAGCTGAG GTTCGTTCTACCAGCCATAAACCAGATGAAATCTATGGCATGATTGAGAGACTATCCCCTGGCACTCGCAAGATTGAGTTATTTGGACGACCACACAATGTGCAGCCCAACTG GATCACCCTTGGAAACCAACTGGATGGGATCCACCTACTAGACCCAGATGTGGTTGCCCGGTTCAAGCAAAGGTATCCAGATGGTATCATCTCTAAACCTAAAAATCTGTAG
- the METTL3 gene encoding N(6)-adenosine-methyltransferase catalytic subunit METTL3 isoform X2, protein MSDTWSSIQAHKKQLDSLRERLQRRRKQDSGHLDLRNPEAALSPTFRSDSPVPTAPTSGGPKPSTASAVPELATDPELEKKLLHHLSDLALTLPTDAVSIRLAISTPDAPATQDGVESLLQKFAAQELIEVSQEILELLNTTTAKEQSIVEKFRSRGRAQVQEFCDYGTKEECMKASDADRPCRKLHFRRIINKHTDESLGDCSFLNTCFHMDTCKYVHYEIDACMDSEAPGSKDHTPSQELALTQSVGGDSSADRLFPPQWICCDIRYLDVSILGKFAVVMADPPWDIHMELPYGTLTDDEMRRLNIPVLQDDGFLFLWVTGRAMELGRECLNLWGYERVDEIIWVKTNQLQRIIRTGRTGHWLNHGKEHCLVGVKGNPQGFNQGLDCDVIVAEVRSTSHKPDEIYGMIERLSPGTRKIELFGRPHNVQPNWITLGNQLDGIHLLDPDVVARFKQRYPDGIISKPKNL, encoded by the exons ATCTACGAAATCCAGAGGCAGCACTGTCTCCCACCTTCCGCAGTGACAGCCCAGTGCCTACTGCACCCACTTCTGGTGGCCCTAAGCCCAGCACAGCTTCAGCAGTTCCTGAACTAGCTACAGACCCCGAGTTAGAGAAGAAATTGTTACACCACCTCTCTGATCTGGCCTTAACATTGCCCACTGATGCTGTGTCCATCCGTCTTGCCATCTCCACG CCAGATGCCCCTGCCACTCAAGATGGGGTAGAAAGCCTCCTACAGAAGTTTGCAGCTCAGGAGTTGATTGAG GTCAGTCAGGAGATCCTAGAGCTATTAAATACAACAACAGCCAAGGAACAGTCCATTGTTGAAAAGTTTCGCTCGCGAGGTCGGGCCCAAGTACAAGAGTTCTGTGACTATGGAACCAAGGAGGAGTGCATGAAAGCCAGTGATGCTGACCGGCCCTGCCGCAAGCTGCACTTCAG ACGAATCATCAATAAACACACTGATGAGTCATTAGGTGACTGCTCTTTCCTTAACACATGTTTCCACATGGATACCTGCAAATATGTTCACTATGAAATTGATGCTTGCATGGATTCTGAGGCTCCTGGGAGCAAAGACCATACACCTAGCCAGGAGCTTGCTCTTACACAGAGTGTTGGAGGTGACTCCAGTGCAGATCGACTCTTCCCTCCTCAG TGGATCTGTTGTGATATCCGCTACCTGGACGTCAGTATCTTGGGCAAGTTTGCAGTTGTGATGGCTGACCCACCCTGGGATATTCACATGGAGCTGCCCTATGGGACCCTGACAGATGATGAGATGCGCAGGCTCAACATACCAGTACTGCAGGATGatggctttctcttcctctgggtCACAGGCAG GGCCATGGAGTTGGGCAGAGAATGTCTGAACCTCTGGGG TTATGAACGGGTAGATGAAATTATCTGGGTGAAGACAAATCAACTGCAGCGCATCATTCGGACAGGCCGTACAGGTCACTGGTTGAACCACGGGAAGGAACACTGCTTG GTTGGTGTCAAAGGAAATCCCCAAGGCTTCAACCAGGGTCTGGATTGCGATGTGATCGTAGCTGAG GTTCGTTCTACCAGCCATAAACCAGATGAAATCTATGGCATGATTGAGAGACTATCCCCTGGCACTCGCAAGATTGAGTTATTTGGACGACCACACAATGTGCAGCCCAACTG GATCACCCTTGGAAACCAACTGGATGGGATCCACCTACTAGACCCAGATGTGGTTGCCCGGTTCAAGCAAAGGTATCCAGATGGTATCATCTCTAAACCTAAAAATCTGTAG
- the RAB2B gene encoding ras-related protein Rab-2B, producing MTYAYLFKYIIIGDTGVGKSCLLLQFTDKRFQPVHDLTIGVEFGARMVNIDGKQIKLQIWDTAGQESFRSITRSYYRGAAGALLVYDITRRETFNHLTSWLEDARQHSSSNMVIMLIGNKSDLESRRDVKREEGEAFAREHGLIFMETSAKTACNVEEAFINTAKEIYRKIQQGLFDVHNEANGIKIGPQQCISTSVGPSASQRNSSEIGSNSGCC from the exons ATGACTTATGCTTATCTCTTCAAGTACATCATCATCGGGGACACAG GTGTGGGGAAGTCATGTCTCCTCCTACAGTTTACGGACAAGCGGTTCCAGCCTGTCCACGACCTCACAATAG GTGTGGAGTTTGGGGCCCGTATGGTCAACATTGATGGAAAACAAATCAAACTGCAAATCTGGGATACG GCTGGGCAAGAATCCTTCCGCTCTATCACCCGTTCCTACTACAGGGGAGCTGCTGGAGCACTGCTCGTGTACGACATCACAAG GCGTGAAACCTTCAACCACCTGACTTCCTGGTTAGAGGATGCCCGGCAACACTCCAGCTCCAACATGGTTATCATGCTGATtgggaataaaag TGACTTAGAGTCCCGTAGGGATGtgaagagagaagaaggagaggcCTTTGCCCGGGAGCATGGACTTATCTTTATGGAAACGTCAGCCAAAACAGCCTGCAATGTTGAAGAG GCCTTCATTAACACAGCCAAAGAAATATATAGGAAGATCCAGCAGGGTTTATTTGATGTCCACAATGAG GCAAATGGCATCAAGATTGGTCCTCAGCAGTGTATTTCAACATCAGTAGGACCCAGCGCGTCCCAGCGGAACTCTAGTGAAATAGGGTCCAACTCCGGCTGCTGCTGA
- the TOX4 gene encoding TOX high mobility group box family member 4, with translation MEFPGGNDNYLTITGPSHPFLSGAETFHTPSLGDEEFEIPPISLDSDPSLAVSDVVGHFDDLADPSSSQDGSFSAQYGVQTLDMPVGMTHGLMEQGGGLLSGGLTMDLDHSIGTQYSANPPVTIDVPMTDMTSGLMGHSQLTTIDQSELSSQLGLSLGGGTILPPAQSPEDRLSTTPSPTSSLHEDGVEDFRRQLPSQKTVVVEAGKKQKAPKKRKKKDPNEPQKPVSAYALFFRDTQAAIKGQNPNATFGEVSKIVASMWDSLGEEQKQVYKRKTEAAKKEYLKALAAYKDNQECQATVETVELDPVPPSQTPSPPPMATVDPASPAPASTEPPALSPSIVVNSTLSSYVANQASSGAGGQPNITKLIITKQMLPSSITMSQGGMVTVIPATVVTSRGIQLGQTSTATIQPSQQAQIVTRSVLQAAAAAAASMQLPPPRLQPPPLQQMPQPPTQQQVTILQQPPPLQAMQQPPPQKVRINLQQQPPPLQIKIVPPPTLKMQTPLVPPAVESSPERPVNNSPEAHTVEETSPETICEMITDVVPEVESPSQMDVELVSGSPVTLSPQPRCVRSGCENPPVVSKDWDNEYCSNECVVKHCRDVFLAWVASRNSNTVVFVK, from the exons ATGGAG tTTCCCGGAGGAAATGACAATTACCTGACGATCACAGGGCCCTCGCACCCCTTCCTGTCAGGGGCCGAG ACATTCCATACACCAAGCTTGGGAGATGAGGAATTTGAAATCCCACCTATCTCCTTGGATTCTGATCCCTCACTGGCTGTCTCAGATGTGGTTGGCCACTTTGATGACCTGGCAGACCCCTCCTCCTCTCAGGATGGCAGCTTTTCAGCCCAATATGGGGTCCAGACATTGGACATGCCTGTGGGCATGACCCATGGCTTGATGGAGCAGGGCGGGGGGCTCCTGAGTGGGGGCTTGACCATG GACTTGGACCATTCTATAGGAACTCAGTATAGTGCCAACCCACCTGTTACAATTGATGTACCAATGACAGACATGACATCTGGCTTGATGGGGCATAGCCAGTTGACCACCATTGATCAGTCAGAACTGAGTTCTCAACTTGGTTTGAGCTTAGGGGGTGGCACCATCCTGCCACCTGCCCAGTCACCTGAGGATCGTCTTTCAACCACCCCTTCACCTACTAGTTCACTTCATGAGGATGGTGTTGAGGATTTCCGGAGG CAACTTCCCAGCCAGAAGACAGTTGTGGTGGAAGCAGGAAAAAAGCAGAAGgccccaaagaagagaaaaaagaaagatcctaATGAACCTCAGAAGCCAGTTTCAGCATATGCTTTATTCTTTCGTGATACACAGGCTGCCATTAAGGGACAGAATCCCAATGCCACTTTTGGGGAGGTTTCAAAAATTGTGGCCTCCATGTGGGATAGTCTTGGAGAGGAGCAAAAACAG GTGTATAAGAGGAAaactgaagctgccaagaaagaGTATCTGAAGGCTCTGGCTGCATATAAAGACAATCAAGAGTGTCAG gccactgtggaaacagtagaATTGGATCCAGTGCCACCGTCACAgactccttctccacctcctatGGCTACTGTTGACCCAGCATCTCCAGCACCAGCCTCAACAGagccccctgccctgtccccttcCATTGTTGTTAACTCCACTCTTTCCTCCTATGTGGCAAACCAGGCATCTTCTGGGGCTGGGGGTCAGCCCAATATCACCAAGTTGATTATTACCAAACAGATGTTGCCCTCTTCTATTACTATGTCTCAAGGAGGGATGGTTACCGTTATCCCAGCCACAGTGGTGACCTCCCGGGGGATCCAACTAGGCCAAACCAGTACAGCCACTATCCAGCCCAGTCAACAAGCCCAAATTGTCACTCGCTCAGTGTTGCAGGCAGCGGCAGCAGCTGCTGCTTCTATGCAACTGCCTCCACCCCGACTACAACCCCCTCCACTGCAACAGATGCCTCAGCCCCCCACTCAGCAGCAAGTGACCATTCTGCAGCAGCCTCCCCCACTGCAGGCCATGCAACAGCCTCCACCTCAGAAAGTTCGAATCAATTTACAGCAACAGCCACCTCCTCTGCAGATCAAGATTGTGCCTCCACCCACTCTGAAAATGCAGACGCCCTTAGTCCCACCAGCTGTGGAAAGTAGTCCTGAGCGGCCTGTGAACAACAGCCCCGAGGCCCACACAGTGGAGGAAACCTCTCCTGAGACAATCTGTGAGATGATCACAGATGTAGTTCCTGAG GTTGAGTCTCCTTCTCAAATGGATGTTGAATTGGTGAGTGGGTCTCCTGTGACACTCTCACCCCAGCCTCGATGTGTGAGATCCGGTTGTGAGAACCCTCCTGTTGTGAGTAAGGACTGGGACAATGAGTACTGCAGCAATGAATGTGTGGTGAAGCACTGCAG GGATGTCTTCTTGGCCTGGGTGGCCTCTAGAAATTCAAACACTGTGGTGTTTGTGAAGTAG